In one Tripterygium wilfordii isolate XIE 37 chromosome 22, ASM1340144v1, whole genome shotgun sequence genomic region, the following are encoded:
- the LOC119991184 gene encoding extra-large guanine nucleotide-binding protein 1-like encodes MAQLLRKFLPIGKSIPKEEEEDDDYGNIEYSIAVEYLGPPVTYDIPQAFPINVERIPIAAPVVSASLLDDLSLPVIQPIVKSKPTTKKPSQEPKFCSEATVSPIITEVLTRNGVLHEPSVEIDSSDALDTANSGDHLPELSNEKGNPVGLGFCNCDDNLREACGSSHLVESQNGCTEDDGGFQDYMNPNNREPTESVLSSHSASSEIFSLKEEDCDNETVNPPGHFKRPSTVTFRDPEFSDLSHEESHNSVTENIDMICEVERIGKKGTCYRCFKGNRLTEKEICIVCGAKYCFNCVLRAMGSMPEGRKCITCIGKRINEKNRRILGKWSWMLKRLLTEMEVKQRMKSERFCEVNQLPAEIVNVNDEPLSQGGLVLLQTCPNPPKQLKPGSYWYDKVSGFWGKVGEKPCQIISSQLNVGGHMKNNCSNGDTNIYINNREITKPEFWMLKAARVQFEGTNSFWLNDDGTYQEEGMNNVKGRIWGKTIVNIVCAALSLPIPPSSGNPGRKNVDVIQNCLEQKIHGKFLLVGYRKSGTSTIFKQARLLHKAPFTEDERQNFKFMIQRNLYSYIGILLEGRERFEEESLIGRRKRQSVNQCGPSDGTDQREDNTIYSIGQKLKAFADWLLNVMASGNLEDIFPEATRKYAPFVEELWKDTAFQATYNRRDELEMLSRVATYFLERAVEISRPDYEPSDLDILYAEGTASSKGIPCLEFELLNSAQTELAATALFHDSIMRYQLIRVHPRNLGENCKWLEMFEDIDVVLFCVSLTDYDKFFEDSNGVTVNKMLASKQLLESIVTHPTFEGKDYLLILNKFDLLEEMIDQVPLTQCEWFHDFNPVISQNQNSSNSRYSNPSLAHRAAQYIGVKFKRFFHSLTGRKLYVSLVSGMKPDNVDEALKYAREILVWNEVEPSYTMNETSVTSIEQSTTS; translated from the exons ATGGCCCAGCTTTTGAGAAAATTTTTGCCTATTGGCAAATCAATtcccaaagaagaagaagaagatgatgactaTGGTAACATAGAGTATTCAATTGCTGTTGAGTACCTTGGCCCTCCAGTCACTTATGATATCCCCCAAGCTTTCCCAATCAATGTTGAGAGAATCCCAATTGCCGCACCTGTTGTCTCAGCTTCTTTGTTGGATGACTTATCATTGCCAGTTATCCAACCTATTGTAAAATCTAAACCAACAACCAAGAAACCGTCACAGGAGCCAAAGTTTTGCTCTGAGGCTACTGTTTCCCCCATCATAACAGAAGTTTTGACTAGAAATGGTGTACTCCATGAGCCATCAGTTGAAATAGATAGTTCAGATGCATTGGATACAGCAAATAGTGGAGATCATCTGCCGGAGTTATCTAATGAAAAAGGAAATCCTGTTGGATTGGGGTTTTGCAATTGTGATGATAATCTGCGAGAAGCGTGTGGAAGCTCCCACCTAGTAGAATCACAAAATGGTTGCACAGAAGATGATGGTGGATTTCAAGACTACATGAATCCCAACAATCGTGAACCCACAGAATCGGTTTTAAGTTCTCATTCTGCTTCATCTgagattttttctttaaaagagGAGGATTGTGATAATGAAACTGTTAACCCTCCTGGCCATTTCAAGAGACCTTCAACTGTGACTTTCCGGGATCCTGAGTTCAGTGATTTATCTCATGAAGAATCTCATAATTCTGTGACTGAAAACATTGATATGATATGTGAGGTAGAAAGGATTGGAAAGAAAGGAACATGCTATCGGTGCTTCAAAGGAAACCGGCTTACGGAAAAAGAGATTTGCATTGTATGCGGCGCAAAGTATTGCTTCAATTGTGTGCTGAGAGCAATGGGGTCTATGCCAGAAGGAAGAAAATGTATTACTTGCATTGGGAAAAGAATTAATGAGAAAAATCGAAGGATCCTAGGGAAATGGTCTTGGATGCTCAAGCGTCTTCTTACTGAGATGGAAGTCAAACAGAGAATGAAATCTGAGAGATTTTGTGAAGTAAATCAGCTACCAGCAGAGATTGTTAATGTGAATGATGAGCCACTTAGTCAGGGAGGGTTGGTTCTATTGCAGACCTGCCCTAACCCACCAAAACAGCTAAAACCAGGATCCTATTGGTATGACAAAGTATCTGGCTTTTGGGGAAAG GTAGGAGAGAAACCTTGCCAGATTATTAGCTCCCAGCTGAATGTTGGTGGTCACATGAAGAATAACTGTAGCAATGGGGACACAAACATATACATAAACAATCGGGAGATAACTAAACCAGAGTTTTGGATGTTGAAG GCGGCAAGAGTGCAATTTGAAGGAACAAATTCCTTTTGGTTGAATGATGATGGGACCTACCAGGAGGAGGGGATGAATAATGTAAAGGGCCGAATATGGGGCAAG ACTATAGTAAACATAGTCTGTGCGGCCTTGTCTTTACCAATTCCTCCAAGCTCTGGAAATCCCGGCAGAAAAAATGTTGATGTTATCCAAAACTGCCTTGAGCAGAAAATCCATGGGAAGTTTCTTCTGGTTGGTTATAGAAAATCTGGCACAAGTACCATATTTAAACAG GCCAGACTTCTGCACAAGGCTCCTTTTACTGAGGATGAGcgtcaaaattttaaatttatgatTCAAAGGAATTTGTACAGCTATATTGGCATATTGCTAGAGGGGCGAGAACGATTTGAGGAAGAAAGTTTGATTGGAAGGAGAAAAAGACAATCCGTTAATCAATGCGGTCCTTCAG ATGGCACGGACCAGAGGGAAGATAATACAATTTATTCAATTGGCCAAAAACTGAAAGCTTTTGCAGATTGGCTTCTCAATGTTATGGCGTCTGGTAATTTAGAAGACATATTTCCAGAAGCTACTCGCAAATATGCTCCATTTGTTGAGGAGTTGTGGAAGGATACAGCTTTTCAAGCCACATACAACCGGAGGGATGAATTGGAAATGCTATCCAGAGTTGCTACTTATTTCCTAGAGAGG GCTGTGGAGATTTCAAGGCCAGACTATGAGCCCTCTGATTTGGACATCTTGTATGCCGAGGGAACCGCCTCATCAAAAGGGATTCCTTGCTTGGAATTCGAGCTCCTCAATTCGGCACAGACGGAGCTTGCTGCTACTGCTCTTTTTCATGATTCAATAATGAG GTACCAACTCATTAGGGTGCATCCAAGAAACCTTGGAGAAAACTGTAAGTGGTTGGAGATGTTCGAAGACATTGACGTTGTCTTGTTTTGTGTGTCCTTGACGGACTACGATAAATTTTTCGAGGACAGTAATGGAGTTACTGTAAACAAGATGTTGGCAAGCAAGCAGCTGCTGGAAAGCATAGTCACTCATCCAACCTTTGAGGGGAAAGACTACTTGTTAATACTTAACAAGTTTGACCTGCTCGAAGAAATGATTGATCAAGTTCCGCTCACTCAATGTGAATGGTTTCACGACTTCAATCCAGTGATTAGCCAGAATCAGAACAGCAGCAATAGTAGATATAGCAACCCTTCGTTGGCTCACCGTGCTGCCCAATATATTGGCGTTAAATTCAAGAGATTCTTCCATTCTCTCACTGGCCGTAAGTTGTATGTTTCGCTGGTTTCTGGGATGAAGCCTGATAATGTTGATGAAGCTCTTAAATATGCAAGGGAAATTTTGGTATGGAATGAAGTGGAACCCAGTTACACCATGAATGAAACTTCTGTAACCAGCATCGAGCAGAGTACAACCTCGTGA